The following proteins are co-located in the Gossypium hirsutum isolate 1008001.06 chromosome A02, Gossypium_hirsutum_v2.1, whole genome shotgun sequence genome:
- the LOC107951554 gene encoding anthocyanidin 3-O-glucosyltransferase 2-like produces MVFLHFKSGGSFNGDQVKEIVCALEQSGHWFLWSLCQSLDPSKSLMASPTDYDDSSEVFLEGFSNRTHDIGKIIGCTLQVVILGHSVIGGFISHCGWNSTLKSILFGVLMTAWPLYAEQQLNVFELVRELGLAVEINIDSRRDVINRGELEIVRAETIKESGV; encoded by the coding sequence ATGGTGTTTCTCCACTTCAAGAGCGGAGGGAGTTTCAATGGGGATCAAGTGAAAGAGATCGTTTGTGCGCTGGAACAAAGTGGGCATTGGTTCTTGTGGTCACTATGCCAATCTCTAGACCCATCCAAAAGTTTAATGGCAAGCCCAACTGATTATGACGATTCGTCGGAGGTTTTTCTGGAAGGGTTTTCAAATCGGACACATGACATAGGTAAGATCATTGGTTGCACGCTACAAGTAGTGATTTTGGGTCACTCGGTGATTGGAGGGTTCATATCGCACTGTGGGTGGAACTCAACACTAAAAAGTATATTGTTTGGTGTTCTGATGACGGCGTGGCCCCTTTACGCAGAGCAACAGCTAAACGTGTTTGAATTGGTGAGGGAGTTGGGATTAGCAGTGGAAATTAACATAGATTCTAGGAGAGATGTTATAAATAGGGGTGAACTTGAAATAGTGAGGGCTGAAACGATAAAGGAATCTGGTGTGTGA
- the LOC121211035 gene encoding anthocyanidin 3-O-glucosyltransferase 6-like — translation MKLDLDPKIAAYVDSFTATCIKFIHLPPPATHKDVAVADFITSLVQIHGPLVKKVAANIVQYSSSGIDSHRLTALQDKQNVNIVELKNSDTEFTIPSYLNLVSSKLFPTVMLKPESLPMMNTLVRGLRKAKGIMINTFWELESHVISSLSYGNVPPICPMGPILDLDNESEVHQSSDIMI, via the exons ATGAAGCTAGACCTTGATCCAAAAATTGCTGCCTACGTCGACTCTTTCACTGCCACTTGCATCAAATTCATCCACCTCCCTCCACCTGCAACCCACAAAGATGTCGCTGTCGCTGATTTTATCACTTCTTTAGTGCAGATCCATGGGCCCTTGGTGAAAAAGGTTGCCGCCAATATTGTACAGTACTCCAGCTCAGGGATTGACTCACATCGACTTACGG CCCTTCAGGATAAGCAAAATGTTAACATCGTTGAGTTAAAGAACTCAGACACTGAGTTCACCATACCCTCTTATCTCAACCTTGTTTCATCTAAACTCTTTCCCACTGTTATGCTCAAACCTGAATCTCTTCCTATGATGAATACCTTGGTAAGAGGGCTAAGAAAGGCCAAGGGTATAATGATAAACACATTTTGGGAGCTGGAATCCCATGTAATTAGTTCCCTTTCTTATGGAAATGTACCACCCATATGTCCAATGGGACCTATATTGGATCTTGATAATGAAAGTGAGGTCCATCAGAGTTCTGATATCATGATATAG